From a single Gimesia fumaroli genomic region:
- a CDS encoding HAD family hydrolase → MHICLFDIDGTLIDTGGAGQRSILHMLEEEFRVSAPVEGIPTAGRTDHAIMVDLFDYFGIPNTSQNRQRFEAGYLKLLAEKLKERQGRVLPGIKPILEQLSQHTHIDLGLLTGNFEHGARQKLEHYHLKHFFEFGAYGDHHANRNDVAHEAIKQIQQRHSPESLAGTSIWVIGDTPSDIHCARAIGANVIAVATGVYPLEELRACEPDYLFEHFEEIEPLLSLFAAPETTG, encoded by the coding sequence ATGCATATTTGTCTGTTTGATATTGATGGTACCTTGATCGATACCGGAGGTGCCGGTCAACGATCTATCCTGCATATGCTGGAAGAAGAGTTTCGGGTTTCTGCGCCCGTGGAAGGCATTCCGACAGCCGGAAGAACGGACCATGCCATCATGGTAGATCTCTTCGACTACTTTGGAATTCCAAATACAAGCCAGAATCGACAACGCTTTGAAGCTGGCTACCTCAAACTGCTTGCCGAAAAACTGAAAGAACGGCAAGGGCGTGTCTTGCCAGGTATCAAGCCGATTTTGGAACAGCTGTCCCAGCACACGCACATAGACCTCGGCCTGCTGACTGGCAATTTTGAACATGGTGCCCGGCAGAAACTGGAACACTATCATTTGAAACACTTCTTTGAGTTCGGTGCCTATGGAGATCATCACGCCAATCGAAATGATGTCGCTCACGAAGCAATCAAACAGATTCAACAACGTCACTCTCCCGAATCACTGGCAGGAACTTCAATCTGGGTAATTGGAGATACGCCCAGTGATATCCACTGTGCGCGAGCAATTGGAGCTAACGTGATTGCGGTTGCAACTGGTGTTTATCCTCTGGAAGAACTCCGTGCATGTGAACCAGACTACCTGTTTGAGCACTTCGAAGAAATCGAGCCTCTCCTCTCACTGTTCGCAGCACCAGAAACAACTGGCTAA
- a CDS encoding aldo/keto reductase — protein MTALRNIGNTNIQVTPIAMGCWPISGVTSVDVTEEASLATLNAAFESGINFFDTAYCYGYEGESERLIAKALGEKRDQIVIATKGGIHWSDRKQIRNASPARIKQECDESLSRLNTDRVELYYLHGPDPEIPVSESAGAYKELLEAGKILSIGVSNFTLEQLQEFAAVCPISAYQPRYNMLQRDIETDRLPWCIENQISVMAYWPLMKGLLAGKLPRAHQFAPEDGRQKYPMFHGAEWEKNQDFLDELRILARDLNQTVAQIVIRWTIQQKGITCALCGAKRPEQIIENAETMNFKLSDSQMELISRLIQKRGPICS, from the coding sequence ATGACTGCTTTGCGAAATATAGGAAACACAAATATTCAGGTGACCCCCATCGCAATGGGTTGCTGGCCGATTTCCGGAGTCACGAGTGTTGATGTTACCGAAGAGGCAAGCCTCGCGACCTTGAATGCCGCTTTTGAATCGGGTATCAACTTTTTTGATACTGCTTATTGCTATGGCTATGAAGGAGAAAGTGAGCGTCTGATCGCAAAAGCACTGGGGGAGAAACGAGATCAAATTGTGATTGCCACAAAGGGCGGCATTCACTGGTCTGACAGGAAACAGATTCGAAATGCATCACCAGCCAGAATCAAACAGGAATGCGACGAAAGTCTGTCGCGTCTAAATACAGACCGGGTAGAGCTCTATTATTTACACGGCCCTGACCCTGAAATTCCGGTCAGTGAATCTGCAGGAGCGTATAAAGAACTTCTGGAAGCCGGAAAAATACTATCGATCGGCGTATCAAATTTTACTCTGGAGCAACTCCAGGAATTTGCCGCTGTCTGCCCGATCTCAGCATATCAACCGCGTTATAATATGTTGCAGCGCGATATCGAAACAGACCGTCTTCCCTGGTGCATTGAGAATCAGATCTCAGTGATGGCTTACTGGCCATTGATGAAAGGATTACTGGCCGGTAAACTTCCCCGCGCTCACCAATTCGCTCCCGAAGACGGCCGGCAAAAGTATCCCATGTTTCATGGAGCAGAGTGGGAAAAAAATCAGGACTTCCTGGATGAACTGCGTATTCTGGCAAGAGACTTGAATCAAACGGTAGCCCAGATTGTGATACGCTGGACGATTCAGCAGAAAGGAATTACGTGTGCGTTATGTGGGGCCAAACGCCCTGAACAGATTATCGAAAATGCAGAAACCATGAATTTCAAGCTCTCGGACTCGCAAATGGAATTAATCAGTCGTCTGATTCAAAAGCGTGGTCCAATTTGTTCCTGA
- a CDS encoding DUF5658 family protein, protein MEEAQPEPPEQEKGRSFWSHQLPLERETCVFVLVNALDVFMTYLLLVTGGFRESNQLANFFIARWGIKGMVYFKFSLVAVVTVIAQIVARKKMATGRNLLNFGSLIVAGVVIYSFVLFLRSGHLFK, encoded by the coding sequence AAAAGGACGCTCGTTCTGGAGTCATCAATTGCCTCTGGAACGAGAGACCTGCGTTTTTGTTTTAGTCAATGCGTTAGACGTTTTCATGACCTATCTCTTACTGGTGACAGGTGGCTTCAGAGAATCCAACCAGCTTGCGAATTTTTTTATCGCGCGCTGGGGCATCAAAGGCATGGTATATTTTAAGTTCTCCCTGGTCGCAGTCGTCACCGTGATCGCACAGATTGTTGCCAGAAAAAAAATGGCAACGGGCCGTAACCTGCTTAACTTTGGTTCTTTGATTGTCGCCGGCGTCGTGATTTACAGTTTTGTACTGTTTCTCCGATCAGGGCATCTGTTTAAATAA
- a CDS encoding SOS response-associated peptidase: protein MCARFFLFSPDEEIMKLFHMVSFPRISPRFNIAPSQPVLAITRSQHDLHVKHFQWGLIPGWMKNPAPGQAMINARSETASSKPAFKSAFRYRRCLIPANGFYEWKSSGNRSKQAMCVRINEAPLFAMAGIWEQWQSPDGTELETCSVLTTSANTLLETIHPRMPVILRPEQYARWLSADTTPVPQLERLLQTYPAEEMQAFPVSSYVNKVVHDSPECIEPIQEQKTLF from the coding sequence ATGTGTGCACGGTTTTTCTTATTTTCGCCTGACGAAGAGATCATGAAGTTATTTCACATGGTCAGCTTTCCCCGTATCTCTCCCCGTTTTAATATTGCACCTTCTCAACCTGTGCTGGCAATAACCAGAAGTCAACACGATTTGCATGTGAAGCATTTTCAATGGGGGCTGATTCCCGGCTGGATGAAAAATCCTGCGCCAGGGCAGGCGATGATTAACGCTCGCTCAGAAACGGCGTCCTCGAAACCCGCATTCAAGAGTGCCTTTCGCTATCGCAGGTGTCTGATTCCCGCCAACGGGTTTTATGAATGGAAGAGTTCCGGGAATCGCTCGAAGCAAGCCATGTGTGTCCGAATCAATGAGGCACCCTTGTTTGCGATGGCAGGGATCTGGGAACAGTGGCAGAGCCCTGACGGCACAGAACTGGAAACCTGCTCCGTATTGACGACTTCCGCCAATACGCTGCTGGAAACCATTCACCCCCGTATGCCCGTGATTCTGCGTCCCGAACAGTATGCGCGCTGGCTGAGTGCCGATACCACTCCCGTTCCGCAGCTGGAGCGGTTGCTGCAGACCTATCCCGCAGAGGAGATGCAGGCTTTTCCCGTCAGCTCCTATGTGAATAAAGTCGTTCATGACTCCCCGGAATGCATCGAGCCGATTCAGGAGCAGAAAACGCTGTTTTAG
- a CDS encoding response regulator transcription factor → MLTSTDLIRVVLVDDHLMLVDSLVTRFQRDSDIEVVGTATNADDGLALILETEPDVVILDVELPGRGSFDIGEEISSRLKNTKMIFLTGYLSDIFIELALRVNAVGYLLKGEPIESLIHAIKKAARGEYCFSQSVQERLIFDHKKNRYSIQSESMLASLTSRQIEVLRHLARGKSVKEVARSMHLSEKSIDSHKYRIMHKLGIHDRVELARYSIREGLTLP, encoded by the coding sequence ATGCTTACTTCAACTGATCTAATTCGCGTCGTATTGGTAGACGACCATTTGATGCTCGTTGATTCATTGGTGACACGGTTTCAACGCGATTCAGATATTGAGGTTGTCGGGACAGCGACCAATGCAGATGATGGACTGGCCCTCATTCTTGAAACAGAACCAGATGTTGTGATCCTGGATGTTGAGTTGCCGGGGCGAGGTTCGTTTGATATCGGTGAAGAAATTTCGTCGCGATTGAAAAACACCAAAATGATTTTTCTCACTGGCTATCTTTCAGACATTTTTATTGAACTGGCACTTAGAGTAAACGCGGTTGGTTATCTGTTGAAGGGCGAGCCGATTGAATCATTGATTCACGCCATCAAAAAAGCAGCCCGGGGTGAATACTGTTTCTCACAATCGGTTCAGGAACGACTGATTTTCGATCATAAGAAGAATCGTTACTCAATTCAGTCAGAAAGTATGCTGGCCTCGCTGACCTCCCGCCAAATCGAAGTCCTGCGACATCTAGCTCGGGGAAAGAGTGTCAAAGAAGTGGCGCGCTCAATGCATCTCTCTGAGAAGTCGATTGACAGTCACAAATATCGCATTATGCACAAACTGGGCATTCATGATCGGGTCGAACTGGCCCGCTATTCCATTCGTGAAGGATTGACTCTCCCTTAA
- a CDS encoding ExeA family protein, whose translation MYCDFWNLTRAPFDQQLDLEYFFESEFHEEALARLLFVAEEQKKCAVFTGPAGTGKSFTLKVFQTILKRSPYECESIDLLGLGEEEFLWQLCAQLRLGPAYTTRLPQLWRQLSDYLTGLQMTQGRLILLLDHVDQCRSECLKTIERLLHTGNQRFPALTIVTTSGALNPGTATVVAQLSDLAIELGSFDQETTENYIRYRLNRSGCGTPLFTTDAIQEIQSATDGTPEKINQICDLALLAGYEQNLQEIGPEVISRVESEIKGAPLTTNRISEVVHGV comes from the coding sequence ATGTATTGCGATTTCTGGAATTTGACACGCGCACCCTTTGACCAACAGCTGGACCTGGAATACTTTTTTGAAAGTGAATTCCATGAGGAAGCACTGGCCCGCTTACTGTTTGTGGCAGAAGAGCAAAAGAAATGTGCCGTGTTCACAGGTCCTGCAGGAACAGGTAAGTCTTTCACCCTCAAAGTATTTCAAACGATCTTGAAAAGAAGCCCTTATGAGTGTGAATCGATTGATCTACTCGGGTTGGGAGAAGAGGAATTCCTCTGGCAGCTTTGTGCGCAATTACGCCTCGGCCCCGCTTATACAACCAGACTGCCGCAACTCTGGCGTCAACTGTCAGATTACCTGACGGGACTGCAAATGACTCAAGGCCGCCTGATCCTGCTTCTGGATCATGTAGACCAGTGTCGTTCCGAATGCCTGAAAACAATTGAACGCCTGCTCCATACCGGAAATCAGCGATTTCCCGCCTTAACAATCGTCACCACCTCTGGCGCTCTGAATCCCGGGACAGCAACTGTCGTTGCCCAATTATCAGACCTGGCGATCGAACTTGGATCATTTGATCAGGAAACAACGGAAAATTATATCCGCTACCGTCTGAATCGCTCTGGCTGCGGAACACCACTCTTCACAACAGACGCGATTCAAGAAATTCAATCAGCGACTGATGGCACACCAGAAAAAATCAATCAAATCTGTGATCTGGCTTTGTTAGCAGGATATGAACAAAACCTGCAGGAGATCGGTCCTGAAGTGATCAGCAGAGTTGAAAGTGAAATAAAAGGGGCTCCCCTCACTACAAACCGCATTTCCGAAGTCGTACATGGTGTATAG
- a CDS encoding RsmE family RNA methyltransferase, whose translation MPHRFYFEGSFDSDLLVLEGSEAHHLLHVLRLRIGDTVEVFNGTGVEADAEITKTARKSVEVRITARRESPANTQIPVILATAVPKGDRFRWLVEKAAELGVTRLVPLITERSSVDPGENRLKKLQQTIVAAAKQSGQTRLMELSPLQKFHEFLDDVSQAEQRVLIADPGGSPLELMDSRGADAAACPMVLLIGPEGGFSADEVQAALDKGATPIKLSEAILRIETAAILLAGLVRLTAVQTKE comes from the coding sequence ATGCCACATCGATTTTACTTTGAAGGTTCTTTCGATTCGGATCTGCTCGTCTTAGAAGGCAGTGAAGCCCATCATTTGCTGCACGTGTTACGCCTGCGGATCGGCGATACTGTAGAGGTTTTTAATGGCACGGGGGTGGAAGCAGATGCCGAGATCACGAAAACAGCACGAAAGAGTGTGGAGGTTAGAATAACGGCGCGAAGGGAATCTCCTGCAAATACCCAGATTCCGGTAATTCTGGCGACAGCCGTTCCCAAAGGAGACCGCTTTCGTTGGCTGGTTGAGAAGGCGGCGGAACTGGGCGTTACCAGACTGGTGCCTTTGATCACAGAGCGCAGCAGTGTTGACCCGGGCGAAAATCGTTTGAAAAAATTACAACAAACGATCGTCGCTGCTGCGAAACAATCAGGCCAGACGCGGTTAATGGAGTTATCGCCGTTACAGAAATTTCATGAATTTCTGGATGATGTCAGTCAGGCCGAGCAGCGTGTGTTGATAGCAGACCCGGGTGGAAGTCCGTTGGAATTGATGGATTCCCGTGGGGCTGATGCTGCTGCGTGTCCGATGGTTCTATTAATTGGACCCGAAGGCGGCTTCTCTGCTGATGAGGTCCAGGCAGCACTCGATAAAGGCGCGACACCGATCAAATTGAGTGAAGCGATTCTACGAATTGAAACCGCGGCGATCTTATTAGCAGGGCTGGTTCGTCTCACAGCCGTGCAAACAAAAGAATGA
- a CDS encoding chemotaxis protein CheX, giving the protein MDFNKPARLSLKYFRRIDFELFPGNRNLIMTSTTTGKSELTAEFVNPIISSTISVFEMMLGCTPKRTGLSLKADHIPEHELSAVIGISGKAAGTLVLSLSKSVGIGILDRLVGISSDEINDEVCDAVCELANMIAGSAKAQLEHLEASISIPNIITGKGHTVHYPSNVVPICIAFDSEIGTFTIEAGFSDR; this is encoded by the coding sequence TTGGATTTCAATAAACCAGCAAGACTATCTTTAAAATACTTCAGAAGAATTGATTTTGAATTATTCCCAGGAAACAGGAACTTGATAATGACGTCAACTACCACAGGTAAATCGGAGCTCACTGCAGAATTTGTGAATCCAATCATCAGCTCAACAATCTCTGTCTTTGAAATGATGCTGGGTTGTACGCCAAAACGCACCGGATTGAGTCTAAAGGCGGACCACATTCCAGAGCATGAACTAAGTGCTGTGATTGGTATTTCTGGAAAAGCAGCCGGAACACTGGTTCTCAGTTTATCAAAAAGTGTAGGCATTGGAATTTTGGATCGCCTCGTTGGAATTTCATCCGACGAAATCAACGATGAAGTCTGTGATGCCGTTTGTGAATTGGCGAATATGATTGCCGGATCAGCAAAAGCACAGCTGGAGCATCTGGAAGCATCAATCAGTATTCCCAATATTATTACCGGAAAAGGGCACACTGTTCATTACCCTTCGAATGTTGTCCCAATTTGTATCGCGTTCGATTCAGAAATCGGAACTTTCACCATTGAAGCAGGATTTTCTGATCGTTAA